The Ornithinibacillus sp. 4-3 region ATCACTCTCTACTTAACTTTATTTAAAACATTTTTTTCAATCTGCCAACTATTCCCCCAAAAGAACAAGACAGTTTTTGTCTCCTCTTTTGGGGATAATATTTTCTATGTATTAGAAGAAGTTAAAAAAACAGATTCAGAGATTATACTTCTATCCACCAATTCTAGTAAAAACATTATAAATCATACCGATTATCCTGTATTGAATTTCAATGAAAAGCATGTACTAGACTGGATAAAATCTATTTACCATCTTGCTACTGCGAATGTTATTTTTATTGATAATTATTATGGTTTTCTAGCAGCAACAAATTTCAAAAAAAATGTTATATGTGTTCAACTATGGCATGCAGCTGGAGCGATTAAACAATTTGCTTTAAAGGATCCTTCAAACAGTCAAAGGTCACATCGAGCAAACGCTCGTTTCCGAAAAGTTTATAATCGTTTTGATAAAATTGTAGTTGGATCAGAAAAAATGGCAAATATTATGAAAAGTAGCTTTGGAGCTAATGATGACAAAATTCTTCGCACTGGAATCCCTCGCACTGATTTTTTTTATGATATAGAAAAAGTTGCTAAAGCAAAACAAAAATTATACGATTCTATACCTGCTGCAAAACAGAAAAAAGTAATTTTATATGCACCAACTTTTCGAGAAAATCAATCTCAGCTTACAAAATTTCATTTAGATTTAAATAGAATGTTTGAGGAATTAAAGGATGATTATATTTTGCTAGTTCGTGCTCATCCGTCTATCAAAGCAAGTTTTATAGATTCTTT contains the following coding sequences:
- a CDS encoding CDP-glycerol glycerophosphotransferase family protein, which produces MRTIFREIAITLYLTLFKTFFSICQLFPQKNKTVFVSSFGDNIFYVLEEVKKTDSEIILLSTNSSKNIINHTDYPVLNFNEKHVLDWIKSIYHLATANVIFIDNYYGFLAATNFKKNVICVQLWHAAGAIKQFALKDPSNSQRSHRANARFRKVYNRFDKIVVGSEKMANIMKSSFGANDDKILRTGIPRTDFFYDIEKVAKAKQKLYDSIPAAKQKKVILYAPTFRENQSQLTKFHLDLNRMFEELKDDYILLVRAHPSIKASFIDSFPGFLYDVSQVRHVNEILTITDILITDYSSIPFEFSLLKKPMYFFPYDLFEYMEERGFYEPYESLVPGPIAFETKELIQMIKENAYSPERLERFQHQWNTYSTGDASLQLIQAIYPEETKEQDVAILKE